One window from the genome of Eucalyptus grandis isolate ANBG69807.140 chromosome 7, ASM1654582v1, whole genome shotgun sequence encodes:
- the LOC120295609 gene encoding peroxisomal ATPase pex6 translates to MNEHTKNTLVECAASHMKHKKVNSTYGARLNSSSGRILLQSVPGTELFRERLVRALARDLQVPLLVLDSSVLAPYDFGEDCSSESDDDHAESAEDCASGSEIEDENEGSNEEWNSSAEAKSDCSDDEVDVQATAEAALKKLVPFNLEEFAQRVSGESESSSESTKPEDVANSEQSKQQLKRGDRVKYVGPSRKISADNRIVLGKIPTSDGPINAYTVIPGRPLSKGQRGVVYEVNLDRVAVILDTDENKASGDEADEKSTEQSAPQIWWISVNDIEPDLDSQAEDCYIAMEALCEVLRSQQPIVVYFPDSSQWLSRAVTKANRSKFVDKVHEIFDQLQGPVVFICGQNKVETGSKEREKFTMILPNIGRIAKLPLSLKSLTEGLQANRRSDDDSIYKLFNNILRVNPPQEEHILRTFNKQVEEDRKIIISRSNINELNQVLEEHELSCTDLLHVSTEGVILTRRKAEKVVGWAKNHYLSSCVHPAIKGNRLILPRESLEVAIVRLKEQEAVSQETSLNFKNLARDDYERNFVSAVVPPGEVGVRFDDVGALEDVKDALNELVILPMRRPELFSRGNLLRPCKGILLFGPPGTGKTLLAKALATEAGANFISITGSTMTSKWFGDAEKLTKALFSFASRLAPVVIFVDEVDSLLGARGGAYEHEATRRMRNEFMAAWDGLRSKDSERILILGATNRPFDLDDAVIRRLPRRLYVDLPDAENRKKILNIILGQENLEPGFEVDKLASMTEGYSGSDLKNLCIAAAYRPVQELLEEEKKGSKNSSPTPRPLNVDDFLQSKSKVAPSVAYDAASMNELRKWNEQYGEGGSRRKSPFGF, encoded by the exons ATGAA TGAACACACCAAAAATACTTTGGTAGAATGTGCGGCATCTCATATGAAACATAAGAAGGTCAATTCAACTTACGGTGCTCGTTTAAATTCTTCCAGTGGGAGAATACTGCTTCAAAGTGTTCCAG GGACCGAACTTTTTAGAGAGAGGCTAGTTAGAGCACTTGCTCGGGATCTACAAGTTCCTTTGCTGGTGCTTGACAGCAGCGTACTTGCTCCATAT GACTTTGGTGAGGATTGCTCATCAGAATCAGATGATGACCATGCCGAATCTGCAGAGGATTGTGCTTCTGGGTCAGAGATTGAGGATGAGAATGAAGGAAGTAATGAAGAATGGAACAGCAGCGCTGAAGCAAAATCTGATTGTAGTGACGATGAAGTGGATGTGCAGGCAACTGCAGAAGCAGCCCTTAAGAAACTTGTCCCGTTCAACCTTGAAGAATTTGCACAG AGGGTTTCAGGAGAATCAGAGAGCTCATCTGAATCCACCAAGCCTGAAGATGTTGCAAATTCAGAACAATCGAAACAGCAACTTAAGAGAG GTGATCGAGTAAAATACGTCGGACCTTCTCGAAAGATTTCAGCTGATAACAG GATTGTTTTGGGGAAGATACCAACTTCTGATGGCCCCATAAATGCTTATACAGTAATACCTGGCAG GCCTTTATCTAAGGGCCAGCGTGGGGTGGTGTACGAGGTGAATTTAGACAGGGTAGCTGTTATTTTGGATACAGATGAAAATAAAGCTAGTGGAGATGAGGCAGATGAGAAATCAACTGAGCAATCTGCTCCACAGATCTGGTGGATAAGTG TTAACGACATTGAGCCTGACTTGGACAGTCAAGCTGAAGATTGTTACATAGCAATGGAGGCTCTTTGCGAG GTTTTGCGTTCCCAGCAGCCTATTGTTGTGTATTTTCCAGACTCTTCACAATGGTTGTCTAGGGCTGTTACCAAGGCCAACCGCTCAAAGTTTGTTGACAAAGTGCATGAAATTTTTGACCAATTACAAGGCCCTGTTGTTTTTATATGTGGTCAGAACAAAGTTGAAACAGgctcgaaagagagagagaaattt ACAATGATACTTCCAAACATTGGTCGCATTGCCAAGCTG CCTCTTTCACTGAAGAGTCTCACGGAGGGTCTTCAGGCAAACCGGAGATCTGATGATGACTCTATATACAAGCTTTTCAATAACATCCTTCGTGTAAATCCTCCCCAG GAGGAACATATCCTCAGAACGTTCAATAAGCAGGTTGAAGAAGACAGGAAGATAATTATATCGCGGAGCAATATAAACGAACTAAATCAG GTTCTTGAAGAACATGAACTCTCATGTACGGACCTCCTACACGTGAGCACTGAAGGCGTGATACTGACAAGACGGA AAGCTGAGAAAGTTGTTGGCTGGGCTAAAAATCATTATTTATCATCTTGTGTGCATCCTGCCATTAAAGGAAACAGACTTATCCTGCCACGTGAAAG CCTTGAAGTTGCAATTGTCAGATTGAAAGAGCAGGAGGCAGTATCTCAGGAAACATCTCTAAATTTTAAG AACCTTGCGAGGGATGACTATGAGCGAAACTTTGTTTCGGCAGTGGTGCCTCCTGGTGAAGTTGGTGTTAGGTTTGATGACGTAGGTGCTCTCGAAGATGTGAAAGATGCACTAAATGAACTTGTCATTCTTCCCATGAGGAGGCCAGAGCTTTTCTCTCGTGGAAATCTGTTGAGG CCCTGCAAAGGAATTTTACTTTTTGGGCCTCCTGGAACTGGGAAGACACTTCTTGCCAAGGCATTGGCAACAGAAGCTGGGGCAAATTTTATAAGTATAACAGGTTCAACAATGACATCAAAG TGGTTCGGAGATGCTGAGAAGCTAACAAAGGCTCTTTTTTCATTTGCTAGCAGGCTTGCACCTGTTGTTATATTTGTTGATGAG GTGGACAGTTTACTTGGTGCTCGTGGTGGTGCTTATGAACATGAAGCTACTAGAAGAATGAGAAATGAATTCATGGCAGCTTGGGATGGATTGAGGTCTAAAGACAGCGAAAGAATACTCATCCTTGGGGCAACAAATCGGCCATTTGACCTTGACGATGCTGTTATACGGCGTTTACCAAGAAG ATTATATGTAGATCTACCTGATGCTGAAAACCGTAAGAAAATTTTGAACATAATTCTTGGGCAAGAGAATCTAGAGCCTGGTTTTGAGGTCGACAAACTTGCAAGCATGACTGAGGGATACTCTGGGAGTGATTTAAAG AACCTTTGTATTGCTGCTGCCTATAGGCCTGTCCAAGAACttctagaggaagaaaagaag GGAAGCAAAAATTCATCCCCAACACCAAGGCCACTTAATGTGGATGATTTCCTACAGTCAAAAAGCAAG